The stretch of DNA TTAAAGTCTATCACTAAAGCTCTGAGCCTATGGTCTAGGGAACAATGCGGTGATATCTTCCAAAATCCTAAAGAGTTTGAGCAAAAAGTCAAGGAAGCTGAGGAGAAATGGATCAATACTATCAATCCAGTTGATAGGATTAACTTACAAGAGATACATGCCCAATATGTAAGACACATAAAGACTGAAGAAGCATTATTGAAACAGAAGACTCAACTTCAATGGTTTAAAGAGGGTGATGCAAACACCAGATACTTTCACAGCCTTATTAGAGGAAGAAGAAGGAGGTTGTACATCCACAAAGTCAAAGATGCAGATGGAGATTGGATACAAGGGGATGAAGACATTGGTGAAGCAGCTTGCAACTATTTTGAAGACCACTTCACTAAAACAGAGGGTGTAATCATATAGGATCTCCTCTCTCATATTCCAACCATGATAACTTTTGAGGATAACACTAATCTCACAAGAGACCCTACTCTGCAAGAACTCAAGGAGGTGATTTTCTCTGAGTGGAAATAATGCAGCTGGTCCTGATGGGATGAATGGTAAATTCTTCCAGTCCTGTTGGGACATTATCAATATAGATCTCCTAAATGTAGTTTTGGCCTTCTTTGGCGGCAGTACCATGCCTAGGTACATGACTAATACTTGTTTGATACTCCTGCCTAAAGTGGAATTCCCTAACTCCTTGACTGAATTCAAACCCATCAGTCTGAGTAATTTCATCAACAAGATTATCTCAAAGGTCATTTCCACTAGACTTGCACCTATCTTGCCAAGGATTATTTCAGCTAATCAATCAGGATTTGTTAAGGGCAGAAGCATCTCAGAGAATATTATGTTAGCTCACAAAATTGTACAAGGGATCAAGAAGTCAAACAATGGGGCCAATGTTATGAACAAACTGAACATGGCTAAGGCATATGACAGGGTCTCATGGGCTTATACATGCATCACTTTGAGAAAGATGGGATTCTGTGAGAAGATTATTGACATGATATGGAGAACTATGTCCAATATCTGGTATTCTATCATTGTAAATGGTACCAGACATGGGTTCTTCAAATCAACTAGGGGCTCAAACATGGTGATCCTCTAACACCCGCTCTCTTCATAATTGGAGCAAAATTGCTCTCTAGAATGCTTAACAGCCTCAATCAGGATCAATTTTTCAAAGGCTTTTACATGGAAAGGAGGGGTCTATAGATGAATCActtaacctttgttgatgatgtTATCATATTCACCTCAGGCTGTAGAGCATCCCTTCAGAAAATCATGCATATACTGAGAAATTATGAAGACACTTTTGTGCAAAGAATCAACATCAACAAGAGTCACTTCATGACTCCTTTTTGTGTCTCCTAGTACAATGTAAACAAAATTCAATAGATCACAGGATTCACTATAAAGGATTCTCCAATTACTTACCTGGGATGCCCTCTGTACATTGGAAGGAAAAACATCATGTACTTTAATAGTCTCATCTCTAAAGTCATAAGCAGAATCAGAGGGTGGCAAGATAAGTTACTTTCCTATGGAGGAAGAATAACTCTCATCAAGCATGTGTTATAATACATGCCTATTCATTTAATCTCAGTTGTATCCCCTCCTAAGACAACTCTGAAGTAGATTGAAAGAATGGCAGCCAATATTTTCTCGGGTATGGAGAAAGACAAAAAGAAGTACCATTGGGTTTCATGGGCTAAAATGTCGTACTCCTTACATGAAGGAGGCATAGGCATAAGATCCATCCAAGATGTATGCAATGCTATGGAGTACAAACAATGGTGAAATTTCAGAACAAAGCAGTCCTTGTGGAGTAATTTCCTTATGGCTAAGTATTGCAAAAGGTCTCATCCAATCTCCAAGAAATGGTACACTGGACAATCTCAAGCATGGAAGAAGTTAAGCATTAACAAGAAGGAGGTAGAACAACACATCTACTAGAGATACACTCAGCTAACACCAGTTTCTGGTGGGATAATTTTCTTGGCACATGCTCTCTTGCCAGCTGCAGAACAGGAGGGGATAGACCAAATAAAATTATGGTGTCTCATTTCTGGGACTCAGGTAAATAGGACCTCCAAAAACTCAATATCGATGCCCCAACTCACATGATCCCATAGATCCTCCAAACCACCATTTATTATAACCCACAAACTCTTGATAAAGCCATCTGGTCAATAAACCCATCTAGAATTTTCACATGTGGCACAAAATGGGAAATAATTAGAGACAAGAAGTAGATCactttaaccaacagaaatactTGGCAAAAAAATATCCCATTCAAATTGTCATTCTGTCTATGGAGAGCCCTGAGAAATAAACTCCCAACTGATTATAGGATTATTGCTTTTGGCAATCTCATTGACAGCGGATATGTTTGCTGCAGACAACTCCAATGTGAATCTATAGACCATATATTCAGCAGGGGTCCTCTTGCCAAAACTATGTGAAAAATACTCTCAGGCATCACAGGGATAAATACTGATGATCTACCTCTCAATATGCTCCTTATGAAATGGTGGATCCACAAAAGCAACAATGAACTGCAATAGCTACTGCTTGATGTCATTCCTATCATTGTCTGCTGGAATCTTTGGAAAACTAGATGCAGTGCTAAGTTTGTGGGTAAAACTTCTTCTATGGCTAGAGTTACACTTGTAACTAACTATGATATTCATCTCCTTCTCATAGCAAAATATCCACACATAAAATGGCCCCATAGGTGGATT from Nicotiana tomentosiformis chromosome 11, ASM39032v3, whole genome shotgun sequence encodes:
- the LOC138901731 gene encoding uncharacterized protein, yielding MDRGIVNNKWLTLFPAITVTYLASARSNYYPLLMEMHMRQETGRRYFKFLNCLVENDTFMPLIHRDWNMNVNGSEMWIFHQKLKSITKALSLWSREQCGDIFQNPKEFEQKVKEAEEKWINTINPVDRINLQEIHAQYVRHIKTEEALLKQKTQLQWFKEGDANTRYFHSLIRGRRRRLYIHKVKDADGDWIQGDEDIGEAACNYFEDHFTKTEGVII